One Bacillus amyloliquefaciens DSM 7 = ATCC 23350 DNA window includes the following coding sequences:
- a CDS encoding glycoside hydrolase family 18 protein, which yields MFVHTVQSGDSLFSISRKYGYPVDSIRSVNGLEETNIVPGQALLIPLNEYTVQPNDTYAVIASKAYVSQMQLMQANPDIQPNRLRPGMKVKIPDISNYLAGTLQFYVIRTPEADRELINDFAPYSSAISLFEYHFGPNGDIINDLNDRTAIETTWQNRVRPLAVITNLTEGGFSPELAHQVLQNPTARTNLVNNIVYLTVRKGYGGVNIDFERVREADRDLFTGFLRQLKTRLSEHQLALTISVPAKTSEAVPWLRGYDYGGIGAVVDYMFIMAYDWHHAGSEPGAVAPLTEVRDTINFAISRVPRRKVILGVPLYGYDWVIPYRPGTVGSAISNQRAMETAMKHQSVIRYSQQDRSPYFRYTDENGRTHEVWFEDVRSMSEKMVLVRQYGLQAIGAWQLTLGFKPGPWLLRNFFTIRKI from the coding sequence ATGTTTGTTCATACAGTGCAGTCTGGCGACTCGCTATTTTCCATCAGCAGAAAGTACGGATATCCTGTTGACAGCATCAGAAGCGTCAACGGGCTTGAGGAAACGAATATCGTTCCGGGGCAGGCGCTTTTGATCCCTCTTAATGAATATACGGTTCAGCCGAATGATACGTATGCCGTTATCGCAAGTAAGGCCTATGTGTCGCAGATGCAGCTGATGCAGGCAAACCCGGATATTCAGCCGAACCGGCTGCGGCCGGGTATGAAAGTGAAGATTCCTGATATATCTAACTATCTGGCAGGAACCCTGCAATTTTATGTCATTCGGACACCTGAAGCGGACAGAGAGTTAATCAATGATTTTGCGCCCTATTCATCAGCGATTTCTTTGTTTGAATATCATTTTGGCCCGAACGGAGATATCATTAATGATTTAAACGACAGAACCGCGATAGAAACCACATGGCAAAACAGAGTGCGGCCGCTTGCCGTCATCACGAATCTGACAGAAGGAGGATTCAGCCCGGAATTAGCTCATCAAGTCCTGCAAAACCCGACGGCGAGAACGAACCTCGTCAACAATATCGTCTATTTGACTGTAAGAAAGGGATACGGCGGTGTAAATATTGATTTTGAACGGGTCAGAGAAGCCGACCGGGATCTTTTTACCGGATTTCTCCGGCAGTTAAAAACCAGGCTCTCGGAGCACCAGCTCGCGTTAACGATATCGGTTCCGGCGAAAACAAGTGAAGCAGTGCCGTGGCTGAGGGGATATGATTACGGCGGAATCGGAGCTGTCGTCGATTATATGTTTATTATGGCATACGATTGGCACCACGCCGGCAGTGAGCCGGGAGCCGTGGCGCCTTTGACAGAGGTCAGAGACACCATCAATTTTGCCATCAGCAGGGTACCGAGAAGAAAAGTGATTCTCGGTGTTCCGCTGTACGGGTATGATTGGGTGATTCCGTACCGCCCCGGAACAGTCGGATCCGCCATCTCCAATCAGCGCGCCATGGAAACAGCCATGAAGCATCAATCAGTGATCCGTTATTCCCAGCAGGATCGTTCCCCTTATTTTCGGTATACTGATGAAAATGGGAGAACGCATGAAGTATGGTTTGAGGATGTGCGGAGCATGAGTGAAAAAATGGTTCTCGTGCGGCAGTACGGACTGCAGGCGATCGGTGCGTGGCAGTTAACGCTCGGCTTCAAACCGGGACCGTGGCTGCTGCGGAACTTTTTCACGATCCGAAAAATATAG
- a CDS encoding transcriptional regulator SplA domain-containing protein, which yields MKKREEQYINEAEYVPHPTKEGEYALMLHESYHFLSEEDESDLPE from the coding sequence ATGAAGAAAAGGGAAGAGCAGTATATCAACGAGGCTGAGTATGTACCGCACCCGACAAAAGAAGGGGAATACGCGCTCATGCTGCATGAATCATATCATTTCCTTTCAGAAGAAGATGAAAGCGATCTGCCGGAATAA
- the mgtE gene encoding magnesium transporter, translated as MVQNMTYDELILRIIILLRDGKIKEFRSMIDELQPYDMAFLFKEMPEKHRARYLSYMTVDDITDMIGELEREFQLAVLHKVGKTKATLAMNKMDNDDLAALLEEMDEELKEQLLSSMEAEESKAVQLLMNYPQESAGRMMTNRFVWIPQHYTVKDAVVKLKSFAEIAESINYLYVINDSKQLVGVLSYRDLILGDPEDKVQDLMFTRVISAGVLQDQEEVARLIQRYDFLAIPIVEENNVLVGIVTVDDIIDVVIKEADEDYEKFAASGKAITFDTKAYVAAYRRLPWLILLLFIGLISGSILNYFEDTLQKVVALAFFMPMIAGTTGNTGTQSLAVVIRGLAKEEMNKKTIFKLIFRELRAGIYIGIVCSIAITIVASVWQKDLTLGFVVGSSLLATLIIGTMAGTIVPIILHKLNIDPAIASGPLITTLNDILSLLIYFGIATAFLHAL; from the coding sequence ATGGTCCAAAACATGACCTATGACGAACTCATATTACGCATTATCATTTTATTGCGGGACGGGAAAATTAAAGAATTCCGGAGCATGATAGATGAGCTTCAGCCCTATGATATGGCGTTTTTATTTAAAGAAATGCCGGAAAAGCACCGGGCCCGCTATCTGTCATATATGACGGTTGACGATATCACCGACATGATCGGAGAGCTTGAACGGGAATTTCAGCTTGCCGTTTTGCATAAAGTCGGTAAAACAAAAGCCACTCTCGCAATGAATAAAATGGATAACGACGATCTCGCCGCTTTGCTGGAAGAGATGGATGAAGAACTGAAAGAGCAGCTTTTATCCAGCATGGAAGCTGAGGAATCAAAGGCCGTACAGCTTTTGATGAACTATCCGCAAGAATCGGCGGGCCGGATGATGACGAACCGCTTCGTCTGGATTCCGCAGCATTATACAGTAAAAGATGCGGTCGTGAAGCTGAAAAGCTTTGCAGAAATCGCAGAATCAATAAACTATTTGTACGTGATTAATGACAGCAAGCAGCTTGTCGGGGTGCTTTCTTACAGAGATTTAATTCTCGGCGATCCTGAAGATAAGGTGCAGGATCTCATGTTTACGCGTGTCATCTCAGCCGGAGTGCTTCAGGATCAGGAAGAAGTCGCCCGGCTGATCCAGCGGTATGACTTCTTAGCCATACCCATCGTTGAAGAAAATAATGTGCTTGTTGGTATTGTCACTGTCGATGATATTATTGACGTCGTTATTAAAGAAGCCGATGAAGATTACGAAAAATTCGCCGCCTCCGGTAAGGCGATTACATTTGATACGAAAGCGTATGTTGCGGCGTACCGCCGCTTGCCGTGGCTCATTCTGCTTTTGTTTATCGGATTGATTTCCGGAAGCATCCTGAATTACTTTGAAGATACATTGCAAAAAGTAGTCGCCCTCGCATTTTTCATGCCGATGATCGCGGGAACGACGGGGAATACAGGTACGCAGTCACTCGCCGTCGTCATCAGGGGATTGGCTAAAGAAGAAATGAATAAAAAAACCATCTTTAAATTGATTTTCCGTGAATTAAGGGCCGGTATCTATATCGGCATCGTCTGTTCGATCGCGATCACGATTGTCGCATCCGTCTGGCAGAAAGACTTAACTCTCGGTTTTGTCGTCGGTTCATCGCTGCTTGCCACATTGATTATCGGTACGATGGCCGGAACGATCGTCCCTATTATTCTTCATAAACTGAACATTGACCCGGCGATTGCATCCGGGCCGCTGATTACGACGCTGAACGATATTTTGTCCTTATTAATTTATTTCGGCATTGCCACTGCATTTCTTCATGCTTTATAA
- a CDS encoding MerR family transcriptional regulator translates to MTTDEQSYKDKKVISIGIVSELTGLSVRQIRYYEERKLIYPQRSSRGTRKYSFSDVERLMDIANKREDGVQTAEILKDMRKKEQALKNDPQLRKKMLEGQLNAHFKYKNR, encoded by the coding sequence ATGACGACAGACGAACAATCTTACAAAGATAAAAAAGTAATCTCGATCGGCATTGTAAGCGAATTAACCGGATTGTCAGTCAGGCAGATCAGATACTATGAAGAACGGAAATTGATCTACCCGCAGCGCTCATCGCGGGGAACGAGAAAGTATTCCTTTTCGGACGTTGAGCGGCTGATGGATATTGCAAACAAGCGGGAAGACGGCGTACAGACGGCTGAGATTTTAAAAGACATGCGAAAAAAAGAGCAGGCCCTCAAAAACGACCCGCAGCTCCGCAAAAAAATGCTGGAAGGACAGCTTAATGCCCATTTTAAATATAAAAACCGCTGA
- the fbpA gene encoding Fur-regulated basic protein FbpA — protein sequence MSHLLQNALDRERNHYSEKLLQIGVYTKEILNSMTITELRKEYAYFFRNIPYKERNPYTN from the coding sequence ATGAGTCATTTGCTTCAAAATGCACTGGACAGAGAGAGAAACCATTATTCCGAAAAGCTTCTTCAGATCGGAGTCTATACGAAAGAAATACTGAATTCCATGACAATCACAGAGCTGAGAAAGGAATATGCGTATTTTTTCCGGAACATTCCCTATAAAGAACGTAACCCTTATACAAATTAA